The window ACCCAGGTTGCGATTGCGCGCCGCCGAGAGGTCATCATCGTTCAGCGTCGCCACGTTTTCGCCGCCGAGGAAGTAGTCACCGCTGGTCGGCTGATCCAGGCACCCAAGAACATTCAGCAGCGTGGATTTACCACAGCCGGAGGGCCCCATGATGCAGACGTACTCGCCTGGATGGATGTCAAAGGACACCCCCTGGAGCACTTGGCTCAGGACATCGCCCATCTGGTAAGACTTGCGAATGTCCCGCAGACTGATGATCGGTTCAGACATGCGTCACTTTACGGTGGCCACATCCTTGGGCTTGGCTTTGCCCTGCCCTTTGGGTTTGGCGGGTGTGACAGGATTTTCAGGCAGGCCGGGGGCCGTCGGGCCGTCCGCCTTGTTTTCTGGCACCAGTTTCTTCGGCAGAGACAGGGCGACGAGCTCGCCCAACTGAAGGCCAGTGCGCACCTCGATGAATTCATCGTTGAACAGGCCGGTCTCAACGGAGCGGCGGGCGAGGTTGCCGCTCTCATTCACGTAGCAGTAGTGGTGGTCGTTTTCGACCTCGATGCTCTGCACGGGGACGAACATGACATCGGCAAGCTGATCAACCAGGATTTCCACCTTGGCATTCATGCCGGGCTTCATCCAGGGGTGAGTGCCCAGGATGTGGATGGAGGCGGGGTACACCTTCAGGTTAGGCGTGTAACGACTGCTGCTGGAGTCTGGAAGAACGGCGAGTTCCGCCACTCGACCTTCCAGGACGATGCCTGGCTCGGCATCCACCTTGATGAGGGCAGGCTGGCCGATGCGCACCTTCTTTACCTGGGATTCGTGGACGTTCACATGCACGCCCATCTGGGACATGTTCGGAATGGTGAGGACGGTCTGGCGGAAACGGACATTGCTGCCTTCCTCAATGGACTCGCTGTACCGGGCCGAAGCACTGGCATTCAGATCGCCATAGGCGACAAGGCCCGGCTGCACCGCCCGCATCATGCAGGCCTTGAGCTGACGATCGAGGTCCTCCTTTTTGGCCAGCTCCATTTCATAGCGGCGCTTGGCCGTCTGGAAACGTGTCTCGGCCTGGGCCATTTTGGAACGGTTCGCCCGTACGGTGCGCTGCAGCTTGGTCAGGCTCTCGCGATAACCCGAGACCAACTGGGCACACATCTTGGAGAAGGCGTATTTTTTAAACAGGGCCAGTTCCGTACTCGCGGTCTTGCCGGCGAGAGACACTTTTTCAAAGTTGACTTGGTCATTCTCCAACTGCGTTTTGGAAATGAAATCACGTGAGGCGAGACGCTGCGAGGCCTCGACTTTTTGCTTGGCCACGGCCAGCTCGGATTTGCGTAGCAGAAGTTCGTCTTCCAACTGACGGAGCTTTTGCTGAGCTTCGCCATCACCGCTGTTTTGACCTTCCAGGAAAGGCGAAAAATCAATGCGTTCGGACTCGGCAGAACCGATGGCGTTTTTCAGCGGGCGGATGGGGTCTTTTTTCGCTTCCACCACGGCGGAAACATTGGTGCCAGCTTCGAGCTGGGCATTGGCCTGGGACTCGAGCTGATCCGCGAACTTATCAAATTCAGCCGCATCTTTAGGCAGCCCGGCAGCAGCCAAAATCTTCATGCTCAGTTCCCGACCCAGGTACTTTTCAAAGTCCATCAGGGCGAAGATGGCAGTCTCCTTCATGTCACGCACGAGGCTCTGGTTCTCGCTGCGCTGGATCTCGCGGCCCTCGTCGGCATCAATGTAAGAGGCGACGGTGGTCTGAAATTGGATCTCGTGGTCCTGAATGCGGGTTTTCAGGTCGGAGTTGTCGAGCTCAACCAGGACTTTCCCTTCCTTCACATCCTCTTCCGTCACCAGATAGCCTTCCGGAATCAGGCTGAGGATTTTGGTCGGCGTTTCGATTTCCGACTTCAGTTCAAAGTTCTGCAAGGCACGGATTTCCCCGCCCTGGAGCACGTTGATCTGTAGCCGTCCCTTTTGGACGGAGAAAGTAGGCACATCCTCGGCCTGCCGGTCTGAGCCGGACATGAGGAAACTCACTGCAGCAATCCCTGCCACAGCGACTCCTCCATAGATCCAGATTTTAGACTTCGCCTTCTTCATGACTCTCCCTTCGGTTTCTCGTTATTCAATACGTCTACCCACGACCCGTCTTTCTGAATGTAGAGCACTCCCATGTCGCTCCAGAGCTGGAGACGGGCGATGACGTGATCAATCAGGGTGGAAACAACAAGGTCGCGTGCGGTGATGAGGCGGTCCTGGGACTCCACGATGTCACGGGCGGTCCCCTGCCCTTCCTCCATGAGGGCGGTCTCGATTTCGAGACGCTTTTGCGCCAATTCCAGGCCCCTCTGAGCCAGGTCATACTGCTTGCGGGCGACGGCGAGGCCGCGCCAATCGCTGCGGATGGTGTTGCGGAGCTGCTCCTCCGCAAGGTCGAGCTGACGCTGGGCAAGCTGCTCATCCAACTGGCTGGCGCGGAGCTGGTTACGCTCAGGTTTTGTGTTCAGGTTCAGGTCCACATCCACGCCGCTGGCGAAACGGCGGACCTTGGGGTTCAGTTCCAGGCCCTCGTTGTTGCTGGGAGTGCCGACTTGGTAGCCCACCAGGGCATTCAGGGTGGGAAGGGTCTGCTGATGGGCGATCTTCACCCGGCGATGGGTATCGGCCAGGCGGTCGCGCTGGTTGTAGAGGTCCAGGCGGGTGATGAGGGCGGTATCCAGGACGGTTTCCAGGTCATCCCGGGGCTCCACCACCTCCAGCCGCTTCAGTTCATCATTGCTCAGAATGATGCGCTCCGTCACTGGCAGGCCCAGGGCCACCTTGAGGTCATCGAGCTGCTCCTCGTAATTGCGGACGGCGGTGATCCAGTTACGCTCATAGGTGAGCTGGCCTTGCTGGATCTGTTTCAAGCTGGACTGGGTGCGCAGATTGGCCGCAGCGAGTGCGCCTTCACGCTCGATGGAGGTCGCCGCAGCACGGTTCGCCACGTAGCGGTTGCGGGCGGCCTCGCGGGCCTGGAGGGTGCGCAGATACTGAGTGGTGATGCTGACGGTGAACTCCTTGCGGTATTGGGTGAAATCGCGGATGGCGTAAAGCACATCGCGCTCATCCTGACGGAGCGGCTCCGATGCAGCCAGCACCCCGGCCCCGCGCAGCAAAGGCTGGGACAGGTTCACCGTCGCACGGGAATCGCTGAGATTGCGCACACCACCGGTGAAAAAGCGGGTGAAGTCGGTCGTCAGGTCCAGCGCCAGCCGGGCCCCGGTCCTCATGAGGTAGTCCACGCCCACACCGCCATCGGCCGTGAGGGTTTTGCTCCGTACGAGGTTGTTCACTCCGGTTTTCACCTGGGATTCCGTGTAGGTGCCGCTGCCGTCCGCGCCCAGGATCGGGCTGTAGAGCTGCCGAGTCCCGGTGAGAGTCAGCGCCGAAAGATAAACGATTTCCTTCCGGTTCAGGTAGGTGCGGTTGCGATGCACGGCAAAGTCCAGCGCATCCGCCAGGGTGATCACCCGTGCGCCTTTTTCGATGTAGGCACGGTCGCCGAGGAAATCAGACGTTTCGGAATTTTTGATGAGCACCGCCAGGTTGGCTGGCTGCGGCGGGGTCACGCTCAGCAGCGTGTCATCTTCAGCTCCTGGGACGATTTGGGATTTTTGCCCGATGATGCCGAACACTTCCCGGTCCGCCCATTTTTTAAAGAAGCCCTGCGAACAGCCTGACATCAGACACACGCTCAGCGCGGCAACGGAGTGCAGCGAACGGTACAGGCGGCTGGAAGGCATGGATGACAGCATAACAAGAAAGCGATCTGCTCAAAAAAGGGTTAGGCGAGCAGACTGACAGGGTTGGGGGATGAATACTACGCCCCCCAAAGCCCGTCTCTATCAGGGCAGGTTAAATAATCCGCGTTCGCACAATGTCATCCGCCCCCTGCCGATTCTTCATCAGGCCCGCAGCCAAACCTGTATTCAGCACCGAATAACGTTCATTCCAGAGATTTGCCGCATCCAGAACGGCCTGCCGGTGTTTCAAATAGCCGTTGCCACACCTGCCTCACCCCTACACTTTCCATCATGGAGGAACCGCTCCCAAAAGAAATCACCGAAGAAATGATCAAGGAAGTGTCCGGCTCCCCGCCGACACGCAAGACCTTGATCGAGCGACTGGACAACTGGAGCGACTGGTCGAGCTGGGATGAATTCTACCGGACCTACTCCGGTTTCGTCTTTCACGTGGCGCGCAAATCTGGCCTGAGTGATGACGAGGCCAGCGACGTGGTGCAGGAGACCTTCATCGGCGTGGCCAAGAACCTGCAAAAGAAAAAATTCGACACCAGCCTGGGTTCCTTCAAATCCTTCCTGCTCAATCAGGCCCGCTGGCGCATCTTGGACCAGTTTCGCCGCCGTAAAAAACAGCAGAGCCGCGAGGCGAACCTGTATGCGGATGAAACCGATGACCGTCGCACCGCCCCGATCGACCGCTGTGCCGACCCCAATGGCATGGCCCTGGAAAAGCTCTGGGACAAAGAATGGCAGGACAAGATCATGGACATCGCCCTCCGCCGGGTGAAGGCCCTGGTCTCACCGCGTCAGTACCAGATTTTCTCCTGCTACGTGCTCAAAGGCTGGGACCCGGAACGAGTCAAAAAGGAATTGGGGGTCAATGCCGCCCAGGTCTATCTGGCGAAGCATCGCGTGGGTCGCATTCTGAAACGCGAGGCTGCGAAGCTGGCGGCTGAGGAAGAGGAGACATAGAATCGGCGACGGATCAGCACCTGATCTTGCATTCCTCACTTCCAAGTCAGGAAACACGACTCTGCTGCGGATGGCCAAGTGCAGCAGGCGTTGGTCCTCATTTCTGCTGGCAGGCGGTATTCAAGACTGGGCCCGACCACGGCGGAAGAAGAAGGTGGTGAGGCCGCATAGGACCAGGAGCAGCGCGCCGGGCTCGGGTACGGCAATGAGATTTGAGTCAAGGGTCACCGCCCCCGTCAGCGCGATTACGCGTCCTTCCACTGTGGCTCCCGTGGTCAGCGTATCGCTGACAAAGGCGAGGATGTTTCCCTCAAAGTCGGTCCCGGTGCCCAACGTCGCGGAACTGCCGACTTGGAAGTACACGTTGTCAGAGGTAGCCCCATTGATCGTATCGATGATGGATAAGGATGCCGTGGTCAGGGTGCTGCCGATCTGGAAGACAAACAGCGGATTGTCCAGGCCGAGGCCGTCCAGGGTTAGGGTGCCAGTGAGCTGGGCGGAGGAGTCAAACTGATAGACGCCCGGAGTCAGTGTGAGGCCACCCAGGTCCTGCCCGGTCAAAATCTGCGTCTCCGGCATCAGCACCAGGATGTTGTAGGCGTTCAGGGCATCCGCCTGCGCCTGGATGGCCAGGGCATCATTCAGATGGATGGTGCCAGAAAAGGTCCCTGGCGGAAAGCCAGAGATCGCCGTGCCTGGACTCACCCCCAGATCGCCCGATAAACTGGTGGGCCCCGTGTTGGTCACGGTGGTGGCCGCCAGAACAGAGAAGCTCTCGGCAGCGCCGAGCGAAACGGATCCCGCATGCAACGGCGATCTGGCCGCGAGGAGGATGCAGGCGGCGGTCATCAGGGAGATCTTTAAATAGGGGAGCGAATTCATTTTGATATTTCTTTTGGTTAGGCTGGGGCGTGGACGCAGTGCAGCAGGAGAGCAGGAGGCTTTTGA is drawn from Prosthecobacter algae and contains these coding sequences:
- a CDS encoding sigma-70 family RNA polymerase sigma factor translates to MEEPLPKEITEEMIKEVSGSPPTRKTLIERLDNWSDWSSWDEFYRTYSGFVFHVARKSGLSDDEASDVVQETFIGVAKNLQKKKFDTSLGSFKSFLLNQARWRILDQFRRRKKQQSREANLYADETDDRRTAPIDRCADPNGMALEKLWDKEWQDKIMDIALRRVKALVSPRQYQIFSCYVLKGWDPERVKKELGVNAAQVYLAKHRVGRILKREAAKLAAEEEET
- a CDS encoding ice-binding family protein translates to MNSLPYLKISLMTAACILLAARSPLHAGSVSLGAAESFSVLAATTVTNTGPTSLSGDLGVSPGTAISGFPPGTFSGTIHLNDALAIQAQADALNAYNILVLMPETQILTGQDLGGLTLTPGVYQFDSSAQLTGTLTLDGLGLDNPLFVFQIGSTLTTASLSIIDTINGATSDNVYFQVGSSATLGTGTDFEGNILAFVSDTLTTGATVEGRVIALTGAVTLDSNLIAVPEPGALLLVLCGLTTFFFRRGRAQS
- a CDS encoding TolC family protein → MPSSRLYRSLHSVAALSVCLMSGCSQGFFKKWADREVFGIIGQKSQIVPGAEDDTLLSVTPPQPANLAVLIKNSETSDFLGDRAYIEKGARVITLADALDFAVHRNRTYLNRKEIVYLSALTLTGTRQLYSPILGADGSGTYTESQVKTGVNNLVRSKTLTADGGVGVDYLMRTGARLALDLTTDFTRFFTGGVRNLSDSRATVNLSQPLLRGAGVLAASEPLRQDERDVLYAIRDFTQYRKEFTVSITTQYLRTLQAREAARNRYVANRAAATSIEREGALAAANLRTQSSLKQIQQGQLTYERNWITAVRNYEEQLDDLKVALGLPVTERIILSNDELKRLEVVEPRDDLETVLDTALITRLDLYNQRDRLADTHRRVKIAHQQTLPTLNALVGYQVGTPSNNEGLELNPKVRRFASGVDVDLNLNTKPERNQLRASQLDEQLAQRQLDLAEEQLRNTIRSDWRGLAVARKQYDLAQRGLELAQKRLEIETALMEEGQGTARDIVESQDRLITARDLVVSTLIDHVIARLQLWSDMGVLYIQKDGSWVDVLNNEKPKGES
- a CDS encoding efflux RND transporter periplasmic adaptor subunit — translated: MSGSDRQAEDVPTFSVQKGRLQINVLQGGEIRALQNFELKSEIETPTKILSLIPEGYLVTEEDVKEGKVLVELDNSDLKTRIQDHEIQFQTTVASYIDADEGREIQRSENQSLVRDMKETAIFALMDFEKYLGRELSMKILAAAGLPKDAAEFDKFADQLESQANAQLEAGTNVSAVVEAKKDPIRPLKNAIGSAESERIDFSPFLEGQNSGDGEAQQKLRQLEDELLLRKSELAVAKQKVEASQRLASRDFISKTQLENDQVNFEKVSLAGKTASTELALFKKYAFSKMCAQLVSGYRESLTKLQRTVRANRSKMAQAETRFQTAKRRYEMELAKKEDLDRQLKACMMRAVQPGLVAYGDLNASASARYSESIEEGSNVRFRQTVLTIPNMSQMGVHVNVHESQVKKVRIGQPALIKVDAEPGIVLEGRVAELAVLPDSSSSRYTPNLKVYPASIHILGTHPWMKPGMNAKVEILVDQLADVMFVPVQSIEVENDHHYCYVNESGNLARRSVETGLFNDEFIEVRTGLQLGELVALSLPKKLVPENKADGPTAPGLPENPVTPAKPKGQGKAKPKDVATVK